The segment TTCAGCTTTCATGGTTCCATTCTGTGGACAAGATTCGCTCAACACAACAACATTCAGGTTCCCTGTTTCTACTCAGCTTAGCAACAACTACTGCCCTTCCCCTAACGCGAGGACAAACTCGTTTGGTCAGCTTGAAGGATGGTCCAACACATCAAGCCACATGACTCAAGCGATTCCATTTTCCTTAAAGAAGTCTCAGGAGTCTAATGACAGTGATGTACATGGAAGTACAGCTTCAAGTCCACCAGAGAAGCATAAACTTGATGTTCTTCCTCTTTTCCCTACGGAGCCTACTCACCACACTGATGAGTACCAGCAGAAGCAGCAACCGATGGGCCGTGCCATTAAAGCCATTCCTCATAATTCAACATCTGCCTCTGAGTCTGCTGCAAGAATTTTCCGGTCCATTCAGGAAGAAAGGAGGGACTCAGATCATATGATTAGTTGAGTTTAGTTTACTTTCCACATTCTTTTGCTCTCTATGATTGCTTCTTTATCTAGTTTAGGTTTTTCAGTACATTCTATTTACATCTTCATATGATATGAAGATGTAAATCAGTACTGTCACTATACATAAAAACATACACACATGTTATATTGATATTGTATTTTGACAAACAGCAAATAAAAGACGGATTGTTTTTGTTCCATTTAAATATCATTCCAGTTTTGAAgggttttatttatttctggTTATATAGTCTTCTTCACATAGTTGCATTGCATCTTGCTTGAGCTTTCTTGTGACCATGACTGATTCATTTGGTCTTTAATCAGATGAGAAACAATTGAGAAAAAAACAGATACAAAAACATTCAGCCATTCAAAGACAAGCatgtaagaaaaaaacaaacaaatgtgGTCTTAAGATCCTGAAAGAGAATATAAATATAGACACTTGTCAATAGATAAGATCATCTCACTAGATTACAAGCTGGAATAAAAATAGatacaaaactatattttgttgcatttgaaaaatacaaaagtGAAATCTTATCTGATATATATCTTTGTGAAATAATACttatcaatcttttttttttttgaaataatatgatttcattaggAATGAATGATAGAGAAGAAGAACGGAACATCATCACATAATAACACCAACCTTTCTACTTTCATGTCTATTAATCTCGTTTTCTCGAGCTAAGTTGACGAACGTAAGACGCAACACGCTTAGCCCACTTCACAATATCTGCCTTGAGCTTCTTTGAATCCATACGATTCAACGACGATGGGTTCTTCTTCTCATCCGTTGATGACGACTCCGTGAACGAGAATGACAAGCATCGATAATAACTTGACTTGTCTCTTCCACTGTTCTTCCTCTCCGAAGCCTGTTTCTTTACAGACATGTCAGAGATGCtcaaataaaaactttaaaaaaactGTTGAGATGTGAAGAGACTTTTATAACAGAGAGAGATGCAGTCACGC is part of the Raphanus sativus cultivar WK10039 chromosome 5, ASM80110v3, whole genome shotgun sequence genome and harbors:
- the LOC108860798 gene encoding uncharacterized protein LOC108860798, producing MSVKKQASERKNSGRDKSSYYRCLSFSFTESSSTDEKKNPSSLNRMDSKKLKADIVKWAKRVASYVRQLSSRKRD